Proteins encoded together in one Ipomoea triloba cultivar NCNSP0323 chromosome 4, ASM357664v1 window:
- the LOC116015921 gene encoding protein RKD1-like, whose translation MANTIYPSSSDNSSFWDDIIVSPLRDSAQSIDLTAVENFENAPLESNEIITPPGATGTDVVAVDQGTIVVAEEDNTTAALDVAAMNASVFRGRKRARRTFCDTTTLTFEKFSEYFYLPSEQAAEELQVGREVFKKKCREVGISYWPYRKLVSLDRLLAKVQEFGEIKDQAELQRTIKGLEDERDAILQNPNLDLTEATVRLIDKCDRNSSRKRRYIDPAAFPSTTPGSSSQAPIIPDFPELAPEAFPSTTPGSSSQTPIFPDIPELAPEEIQEVLAWLDEDVPPPKNISDK comes from the exons ATGGCAAATACGATATATCCCTCATCTTCGGATAACTCTTCCTTTTGGGATGATATTATCGTATCACCGTTAAGAGATAGTGCACAAAGTATAGATCTTACTGctgttgaaaattttgaaaatgctCCACTAGAGTCGAATGAGATAATTACTCCACCAGGTGCTACGGGTACAGATGTTGTGGCCGTTGATCAAGGTACTATTGTAGTGGCGGAGGAAGATAATACCACTGCAGCGCTAGATGTAGCAGCTATGAATGCAAGTGTATTTCGTGGGAGAAAGAGAGCTAGAAGAACATTTTGTGATACTACCACGCtaacttttgaaaaattttctGAATATTTTTATCTGCCTTCTGAACAAGCTGCAGAGGAATTGCAGGTTGGGCGCgaagtttttaagaaaaagtgTAGGGAAGTGGGGATTTCCTACTGGCCTTATCGAAAACTTGTGAGCCTTGACAGATTATTGGCAAAAGTTCAG GAATTTGGTGAAATCAAGGATCAGGCTGAACTGCAAAGGACAATTAAGGGGCTAGAGGATGAGAGGGATGCGATACTTCAAAATCCAAATTTAGACTTGACTGAAGCAACAGTGAGGCTTATAGACAAATGTGACAGGAATAGTTCCAGAAAGAGAAGGTATATAGATCCAGCAGCTTTTCCTTCTACTACTCCTGGAAGTTCATCACAAGCTCCTATAATTCCTGATTTTCCTGAATTAGCACCGGAAGCTTTTCCTTCCACTACTCCTGGGAGTTCATCACAAACTCCTATATTTCCTGATATTCCTGAATTGGCACCAGAAGAAATACAAGAAGTACTCGCTTGGCTAGATGAGGATGTTCCTCCTCCCAAAAATATTAGTGACAAATAA